From Nicotiana tabacum cultivar K326 chromosome 20, ASM71507v2, whole genome shotgun sequence, one genomic window encodes:
- the LOC107769600 gene encoding uncharacterized protein LOC107769600 — protein MDNKPEGKEREYEFTEITLRQIELSDVDDFMEWATDEKFSRFCIWDTCTSKDQALDYIKNNDIYHPWSRAICIKNKAIREISVMPNSGCHSCRAELGYELAHKYWGKGIVTRAVKMVATTIFSEWSNLERIEAFVDIDNKGSQRVLEKVGFLREGVLRKFMSINGKSRDMVIFSLLSTDVVQH, from the coding sequence ATGGATAACAAACcagaaggaaaagaaagagaatatGAATTCACTGAAATCACTCTCAGGCAAATTGAACTGTCAGATGTGGATGATTTCATGGAGTGGGCAACAGATGAAAAATTCAGCCGTTTTTGCATCTGGGATACTTGCACTTCCAAAGACCAAGCTTTGGATTATATCAAGAATAATGATATTTACCATCCATGGTCGAGAGCTATCTGCATTAAAAACAAGGCAATTAGGGAAATATCTGTGATGCCAAATTCTGGTTGTCATAGTTGTAGAGCTGAACTTGGATATGAATTGGCTCACAAGTACTGGGGCAAAGGGATTGTGACAAGAGCAGTGAAAATGGTGGCAACTACAATATTTTCAGAGTGGTCAAATCTGGAGAGGATTGAGGCGTTCGTGGATATAGACAATAAAGGATCACAAAGAGTGCTAGAAAAAGTTGGGTTCTTGAGAGAAGGTGTTCTAAGAAAGTTCATGAGTATAAATGGGAAATCAAGAGACATGGTAATATTTAGCTTGCTATCTACAGATGTTGTTCAACACTAG